Proteins from one candidate division KSB1 bacterium genomic window:
- the clpP gene encoding ATP-dependent Clp endopeptidase proteolytic subunit ClpP: MGLVPVVVEQTGRGERAYDIFSRLLKERIIFVGSPIDDNVASLAIAQMLFLEAEDPEKDVYMYINSPGGVVSSGLAIYDTMQYIKPDIATICMGQAASMGALLLAAGAKGKRSALPHARIMIHQPLGGAQGQASDIEIQANEILTLRKELNKIMQVHTGQTLKKIEKDTDRNFFMSGEEAKNYGIIDEVMDRREIDKSS; this comes from the coding sequence ATGGGATTGGTACCTGTTGTAGTTGAACAGACCGGCCGCGGAGAGCGCGCTTATGATATTTTTTCCCGGTTATTAAAAGAACGAATTATTTTTGTCGGCAGTCCGATTGATGACAATGTTGCCAGCCTGGCTATCGCCCAGATGCTGTTCCTGGAAGCCGAAGACCCGGAAAAGGATGTGTATATGTATATCAATTCTCCGGGCGGTGTGGTGTCATCGGGACTGGCGATTTATGATACCATGCAGTACATCAAACCGGACATTGCCACGATTTGTATGGGGCAGGCCGCCAGTATGGGCGCTCTGCTGCTTGCCGCCGGCGCCAAAGGCAAACGTTCGGCGCTGCCGCACGCGCGCATTATGATCCATCAGCCGCTGGGCGGCGCCCAGGGTCAGGCCAGTGATATTGAAATTCAGGCCAATGAAATCCTGACGCTTCGAAAAGAGCTGAATAAAATTATGCAGGTGCACACCGGTCAAACCCTGAAGAAAATCGAAAAAGATACCGACCGCAACTTTTTTATGAGCGGTGAAGAGGCCAAAAATTACGGTATTATCGATGAAGTTATGGACCGCCGGGAGATTGATAAATCTTCCTGA
- the yihA gene encoding ribosome biogenesis GTP-binding protein YihA/YsxC: MKLQSVKFITSVTSMRQLPTDALAHIAFAGRSNVGKSSLLNKLLNRKNLAYVSSTPGKTQQLNFFLINDKFYFVDLPGYGFAKVSKRLQDRWKGLIEDYLTRTPELKAVVMLVDLRLDAQPMDLQLYEYLHQLQLPVIMAATKADKCSNNKIQAQQAKHKTAFRLSPNDQYIVFSAKTGRGKPELIKALSMLLNLD, encoded by the coding sequence ATGAAACTGCAATCCGTTAAATTTATAACGAGCGTCACGTCAATGCGTCAATTGCCCACTGATGCATTGGCGCATATCGCTTTTGCCGGACGCTCGAACGTGGGGAAATCCAGTCTGCTCAATAAACTGCTCAACCGAAAAAATCTCGCTTATGTCAGTTCAACCCCGGGAAAAACCCAGCAACTGAATTTTTTTCTCATCAATGATAAATTCTACTTTGTAGATCTGCCGGGCTATGGGTTTGCCAAAGTCTCCAAACGCCTGCAGGACCGCTGGAAAGGATTGATCGAAGACTATCTGACCCGGACACCGGAACTCAAAGCCGTGGTCATGCTCGTGGACCTGCGTCTGGACGCCCAGCCCATGGACCTGCAATTGTACGAGTACCTGCATCAACTTCAGCTGCCGGTGATCATGGCCGCCACCAAAGCGGATAAATGTTCCAATAATAAAATCCAGGCACAGCAGGCCAAACACAAAACAGCCTTTCGTTTGTCGCCAAACGATCAATATATTGTCTTTTCCGCCAAAACCGGCCGCGGCAAACCTGAACTCATCAAAGCTTTGTCCATGCTGTTGAATCTGGACTAG
- a CDS encoding transposase, whose protein sequence is MKTEKRLAEQRIRRHGVKVESRLDRLRKLHFKKYDDLLDTGDYGPTWLQRSVLADIVVKALQYRDQRVYDLIAWCVMPNHVHLVFETNAEYAKHGKRGRSPYWVTNILENLKWYTAKECNKVLKQKGRFWQSESYDHVVRQSEELDRIVRYVMNNPVKSGLVNGMQEYKYYWCLEKFEM, encoded by the coding sequence ATGAAAACCGAAAAGCGCCTGGCTGAACAGCGCATCAGGCGACACGGGGTAAAGGTCGAATCACGACTTGATCGGCTGCGCAAACTGCATTTCAAAAAGTATGACGATCTTTTGGATACGGGTGATTATGGCCCGACCTGGCTGCAGCGTTCGGTACTTGCGGATATTGTTGTAAAAGCCCTGCAATATCGGGATCAACGTGTGTATGACCTGATTGCCTGGTGTGTGATGCCGAATCACGTGCATCTGGTGTTTGAAACGAATGCAGAGTATGCAAAGCATGGGAAACGCGGTCGATCTCCGTATTGGGTGACGAATATTCTGGAAAACTTGAAATGGTATACGGCAAAGGAATGTAACAAGGTTTTGAAACAAAAAGGCCGGTTCTGGCAAAGTGAGAGTTATGATCATGTGGTTCGACAGTCCGAGGAGCTTGACCGGATTGTTCGCTATGTGATGAATAATCCCGTCAAGTCCGGTCTGGTGAACGGGATGCAAGAGTACAAATATTACTGGTGTTTGGAAAAGTTTGAGATGTAG